The proteins below are encoded in one region of Haladaptatus sp. R4:
- a CDS encoding V-type ATP synthase subunit F, with protein sequence MSQEIAVIGSPDFTTGFRLAGVRKFENVPDDEKAESLDDAVSRVLTDDDVGIIVMHDDDLEHLSRNVRNDVETSIEPTLVALGGGAGSSGLRDKIKRAIGIDLMDEDEQGDNE encoded by the coding sequence ATGAGCCAAGAGATAGCCGTCATCGGGAGCCCGGACTTCACGACCGGATTTCGCCTCGCAGGCGTCCGGAAGTTCGAAAACGTTCCGGATGACGAGAAAGCGGAGAGCTTGGACGACGCAGTTTCTCGCGTACTGACGGACGACGACGTGGGCATCATCGTGATGCACGACGACGACCTCGAACATCTCTCTCGGAACGTCCGGAACGACGTCGAGACGAGTATCGAGCCCACCCTCGTAGCGCTGGGCGGTGGCGCGGGAAGCAGCGGACTCCGCGACAAGATCAAGCGTGCGATCGGTATCGACCTTATGGACGAAGACGAACAAGGTGATAACGAATGA
- a CDS encoding ATP synthase subunit A: MSQATDSDVVREDGVIQSVSGPVVTATDLGARMNDVVYVGEEGLMGEVIEIEGNVTTIQVYEETSNVAPGEPVENTGEPLSVELGPGMLYSIYDGVQRPLDVLESKMGAFLDRGVDAPGIDQEKTWEFTATVNEGDTVEPGDIVGTVPETESIEHKVMVPPDYEGGEVVSVKSGNYDVNEAIVELDNGEEVSMQQEWPVREARPSVDKKTPLTPLVSGQRILDGLFPIAKGGTAAIPGPFGSGKTVTQHSLAKWADADIVVYVGCGERGNEMTEVIEDFPELEDPRTGKPLMSRTCLIANTSNMPVAARESCIYTGITIAEYYRDMGYDVALMADSTSRWAEAMREISSRLEEMPGEEGYPAYLAARLAQFYERAGKFDNINGTEGSVTAIGAVSPPGGDFSEPVTQNTLRIVKTFWALDADLAERRHFPAINWEESYSLYKDQLDPWYEQNVRQDFPEKRQWATDVLDEEGELQEIVQLVGKDALPEDQQLTLEVARYLREGWLQQNAFNDTDAFCSPEKTYRMLEAIETFNDEAFAALEAGVPIDEITSIEAAPRLNRIGVTEDWEDFVEEIEEDITEELREKY; the protein is encoded by the coding sequence ATGAGCCAGGCAACAGACAGCGACGTCGTCCGTGAGGACGGCGTCATTCAGAGCGTGAGCGGACCGGTCGTTACCGCCACGGACCTCGGTGCCCGGATGAACGACGTCGTGTACGTCGGTGAGGAAGGGCTGATGGGAGAGGTCATCGAAATCGAAGGAAACGTAACCACGATTCAGGTGTACGAGGAGACCTCGAACGTCGCACCCGGTGAACCCGTCGAGAACACGGGCGAACCGCTGTCGGTCGAACTCGGACCGGGAATGCTCTACTCCATCTACGACGGAGTGCAACGCCCGCTCGACGTTCTCGAAAGCAAGATGGGCGCGTTCCTCGACCGTGGTGTCGACGCTCCGGGTATCGACCAGGAGAAGACGTGGGAGTTCACCGCAACCGTCAACGAAGGTGACACGGTCGAACCCGGCGACATCGTCGGAACCGTTCCCGAGACCGAGAGCATCGAACACAAGGTGATGGTGCCGCCGGACTACGAGGGCGGCGAAGTCGTCAGCGTGAAGAGCGGCAACTACGACGTCAACGAGGCCATCGTCGAACTCGACAACGGCGAAGAAGTCTCGATGCAACAGGAGTGGCCGGTTCGTGAGGCGCGACCGAGCGTCGACAAGAAGACGCCCCTGACACCGCTGGTGTCCGGGCAGCGAATTCTTGATGGTTTGTTCCCCATCGCCAAAGGTGGGACGGCCGCGATTCCGGGACCGTTCGGGTCCGGAAAGACGGTCACTCAGCACTCGCTGGCCAAGTGGGCCGACGCGGACATCGTCGTCTACGTCGGCTGTGGCGAGCGCGGAAACGAGATGACGGAAGTCATCGAGGACTTCCCGGAACTCGAAGACCCGCGAACGGGCAAACCGCTCATGTCGCGGACGTGCCTCATCGCGAACACGTCGAACATGCCCGTGGCAGCACGCGAGTCGTGCATCTACACGGGAATCACCATCGCGGAGTACTACCGCGACATGGGATACGACGTCGCACTCATGGCCGACTCCACCTCGCGGTGGGCGGAGGCGATGCGCGAGATTTCCTCGCGTCTCGAAGAGATGCCCGGCGAAGAGGGATACCCGGCGTACCTCGCCGCCCGACTCGCCCAGTTCTACGAGCGCGCAGGCAAGTTCGACAACATCAACGGTACGGAAGGTTCGGTGACGGCCATCGGTGCAGTTAGTCCCCCAGGGGGAGACTTCTCCGAGCCCGTCACGCAGAACACCCTGCGTATCGTGAAGACGTTCTGGGCGCTTGACGCCGACCTCGCGGAACGTCGGCACTTCCCGGCGATCAACTGGGAGGAATCCTACTCGCTGTACAAGGATCAACTCGATCCGTGGTACGAACAGAACGTCCGGCAGGACTTCCCCGAGAAACGCCAGTGGGCGACCGACGTTCTCGACGAGGAGGGCGAACTGCAGGAGATCGTTCAGCTCGTCGGAAAGGACGCGCTGCCGGAAGACCAGCAGTTGACGCTCGAAGTCGCACGCTACCTCCGTGAAGGATGGCTCCAGCAGAACGCGTTCAACGACACGGACGCCTTCTGTTCGCCGGAGAAGACCTACCGGATGCTCGAAGCCATCGAGACGTTCAACGACGAAGCGTTCGCAGCGCTCGAAGCTGGCGTGCCGATTGACGAAATCACGTCCATCGAGGCCGCCCCACGCCTGAACCGTATCGGCGTGACCGAGGACTGGGAGGACTTCGTCGAAGAGATCGAAGAGGACATCACCGAAGAGCTCAGGGAGAAATACTAA
- the ribB gene encoding 3,4-dihydroxy-2-butanone-4-phosphate synthase, with the protein MSHPVATSVKQAVAAFRDGSPVLVHDAADREGETDLIYPAGAVTPEAVSRLRNDAGGLICVALSHDVAERFDLDYMDEIIEHPASEGHDLGYDSRSSFSLTVNHRDTYTGITDDDRSLTIRELAAAAATPEDIDFAAEFRAPGHVHLLKAAPDLLAERQGHTELGIVLGAAADRSPAVVVCEMLDDETGSALSPDDARAYAERHDFPYLEGAEIVESLG; encoded by the coding sequence ATGAGCCACCCCGTCGCCACGTCGGTCAAGCAGGCGGTCGCCGCGTTCCGCGACGGTTCCCCCGTTCTCGTCCACGACGCGGCCGACCGCGAAGGTGAAACGGATCTCATCTATCCCGCCGGTGCGGTCACGCCGGAAGCGGTCTCTCGCCTCCGCAACGACGCCGGTGGACTGATTTGTGTCGCCCTCTCCCACGATGTCGCCGAACGGTTCGACCTCGACTACATGGACGAAATCATCGAGCACCCGGCGAGCGAGGGTCACGACCTCGGTTACGACTCCCGCTCTTCCTTCTCGTTGACCGTCAACCACCGCGACACCTACACCGGTATCACGGACGACGACCGCTCGCTGACGATTCGAGAACTCGCGGCCGCGGCGGCGACACCCGAGGATATCGACTTCGCGGCCGAGTTCCGCGCTCCGGGGCACGTCCACCTGCTCAAGGCCGCTCCTGACCTGCTCGCCGAACGACAGGGCCACACCGAACTCGGAATCGTCCTCGGCGCGGCCGCCGACCGGTCCCCTGCCGTCGTCGTCTGTGAGATGCTCGACGACGAAACCGGCAGTGCGCTCTCCCCCGACGACGCCCGCGCCTACGCCGAACGCCACGACTTCCCGTATCTCGAAGGGGCGGAGATTGTCGAATCGCTCGGCTGA
- a CDS encoding branched-chain amino acid transaminase, with protein sequence MSFDEMDVDTIWMDGEFVDWDDAQIHVLTHGLHYGTGVFEGVRCYDTENGPAIFRWEDHLQRLYDSCKPYNLEIDFSPEELTEATLELVDRQDLASCYIRPIAYYGYDSLGVSPGDCPTEVTIAAWPWGAYLGEDALENGVEVMISSWRKHASSQIPTNAKTTGLYVNSLLAGEEARRNGYVEAIVLNKEGNVAEGPGENIFMVRDGEIFTPGLSESILDGITRNSVITLAEEMGYEVHDDATISRGELNTADELFFTGSAAEVTPIRQVDNVEIGNGSRGPVTEELQTAFFDLVNRRTDDHDEWFTYVE encoded by the coding sequence ATGAGCTTTGACGAAATGGACGTGGACACGATCTGGATGGACGGCGAGTTCGTCGATTGGGACGACGCACAAATCCACGTTCTCACGCACGGACTGCACTACGGGACGGGTGTTTTCGAAGGGGTCCGTTGTTACGACACCGAAAACGGTCCCGCGATCTTCCGCTGGGAGGACCACCTCCAGCGCCTCTACGATTCGTGTAAACCCTACAACCTCGAAATCGACTTCAGCCCCGAGGAACTCACGGAGGCGACCCTCGAACTCGTCGACCGCCAGGACCTCGCTTCCTGTTACATTCGACCCATCGCCTACTACGGCTACGACAGCCTCGGCGTCAGTCCCGGCGACTGCCCGACCGAAGTGACAATCGCGGCGTGGCCGTGGGGCGCGTACCTCGGCGAAGACGCCCTCGAAAACGGCGTCGAGGTCATGATCTCCTCGTGGCGCAAACACGCCTCCAGCCAGATCCCGACGAACGCCAAGACGACCGGCCTGTACGTCAACAGCCTCCTCGCAGGTGAGGAAGCCCGACGCAACGGCTACGTCGAAGCCATCGTCCTGAACAAGGAAGGCAACGTCGCGGAAGGTCCCGGCGAGAACATCTTCATGGTCCGCGACGGCGAGATTTTCACCCCCGGACTCTCCGAGAGCATCCTCGACGGCATCACCCGCAACAGCGTCATCACGCTGGCCGAGGAGATGGGCTACGAGGTCCACGACGACGCGACCATCAGTCGCGGCGAACTCAACACCGCCGACGAACTGTTCTTCACCGGCAGCGCGGCGGAGGTCACGCCCATCCGGCAGGTGGACAACGTCGAAATCGGAAACGGTAGCCGCGGTCCCGTGACCGAGGAACTCCAGACCGCCTTCTTCGACCTCGTGAACCGTCGCACCGACGACCACGACGAGTGGTTCACGTACGTCGAATAA
- a CDS encoding ATP synthase subunit B has product MKEYQTITEISGPLVFAEVDEPIGYDEMVEIETPAGETLRGQVLESSEGLVSIQVFEGTEGIDRQSSVRFLGETLKMPVTEDLLGRVLDGSGQPIDGGPEIVPDERRDIVGAAINPYAREYPEEFIQTGVSAIDGMNTLVRGQKLPIFSASGLPHNDLALQIARQASVLEDEEEGEESEFAVVFGAMGITAEEANEFMEDFERTGALERSVVFMNLADDPAVERTVTPRMALTTAEYLAFDKDYHVLVILTDMTNYCEALREIGAAREEVPGRRGYPGYMYTDLAQLYERAGRIEGRKGSVTQIPILTMPGDDDTHPIPDLTGYITEGQIMLDRDLNSQGVKPPINPLPSLSRLMDDGIGEGLTRGDHSGLSDQMFAAYAEGEDLRDLVNIVGREALSEDDNRYLDFADRFEDEFLNQGFHTSRDIEETLDIGWELISMLPKTKLNRVSEDEIEEHYVEEEAEEVAAD; this is encoded by the coding sequence ATGAAAGAATACCAGACAATTACCGAAATCAGCGGTCCGCTGGTGTTCGCCGAGGTCGATGAGCCCATCGGATACGACGAGATGGTCGAAATCGAGACACCGGCCGGCGAAACGCTGCGCGGACAGGTGCTCGAATCGAGCGAGGGACTCGTCTCGATTCAGGTGTTCGAAGGCACCGAAGGTATCGACCGCCAATCGTCAGTTCGATTCCTCGGTGAGACGTTGAAGATGCCTGTCACCGAGGACCTGCTCGGACGCGTCCTCGACGGGTCCGGACAGCCAATCGACGGCGGTCCGGAAATCGTTCCGGACGAGCGGCGTGACATCGTCGGCGCGGCGATCAACCCGTACGCACGGGAGTATCCCGAGGAGTTCATCCAGACCGGCGTGTCGGCCATCGACGGCATGAACACGCTGGTTCGCGGACAGAAGCTACCCATCTTCTCGGCATCCGGTCTGCCGCACAACGACCTCGCGCTTCAGATCGCACGACAGGCGAGCGTGCTCGAAGACGAGGAGGAAGGCGAAGAGAGCGAGTTCGCAGTGGTGTTCGGCGCGATGGGCATCACGGCCGAAGAGGCGAACGAGTTCATGGAGGACTTCGAGCGGACCGGTGCGCTGGAACGCTCGGTCGTCTTCATGAACCTCGCGGACGACCCCGCAGTCGAGCGGACGGTCACGCCGCGAATGGCGCTCACCACGGCGGAGTATCTCGCGTTCGACAAGGACTACCACGTGCTGGTTATCCTGACGGACATGACGAACTACTGTGAGGCGCTCCGTGAGATCGGTGCCGCCCGCGAAGAGGTTCCGGGTCGACGTGGCTACCCCGGATACATGTACACGGACCTTGCACAGCTCTACGAGCGTGCGGGCCGTATCGAGGGACGCAAGGGGTCCGTCACGCAGATTCCCATCCTCACGATGCCGGGCGACGACGACACGCATCCGATTCCCGACCTGACCGGGTACATCACGGAAGGGCAGATCATGCTCGACCGCGACCTGAACTCGCAGGGTGTCAAACCGCCGATCAACCCGCTTCCGTCCCTCTCGCGGCTGATGGACGACGGTATCGGCGAGGGGCTCACCCGTGGAGACCACTCCGGTCTCTCCGACCAGATGTTCGCGGCGTACGCGGAAGGTGAGGACCTGCGCGACCTCGTGAACATCGTCGGTCGTGAAGCGCTGAGCGAGGACGACAACAGGTACCTCGACTTCGCCGACCGCTTCGAGGACGAGTTCCTCAATCAGGGCTTCCACACGAGCCGTGACATCGAAGAGACGCTGGACATCGGCTGGGAACTCATCTCGATGCTTCCGAAGACGAAGCTCAATCGCGTGAGCGAAGACGAAATCGAGGAGCACTACGTCGAGGAAGAAGCGGAAGAAGTCGCGGCGGACTAA
- a CDS encoding V-type ATP synthase subunit E has protein sequence MSLETVVEDIRDEASTRADEIRAEADDRAAEIVEAAEADADEIVAAKEREIENQIEQERDQRLSGAKLEAKQKRLSARRDVIQDVRDAVEDRLSELGGDEREELTRELLDAAATEFEDEESVRVYSCPSDEELVTEILDDYENFEHAGEYDCLGGVVVEGDASRVRVNNTFDSILETVWDDQLKDISSKLFDDQ, from the coding sequence ATGAGTTTGGAAACAGTAGTTGAGGACATTCGGGACGAAGCCAGCACGCGCGCGGACGAAATCCGCGCAGAGGCCGACGACCGCGCCGCCGAGATCGTCGAGGCGGCCGAAGCGGACGCCGATGAAATCGTAGCGGCGAAAGAACGAGAGATCGAGAACCAGATCGAACAGGAACGCGACCAGCGCCTCTCGGGTGCCAAGCTCGAAGCCAAACAGAAGCGCCTGAGCGCCCGTCGTGACGTCATCCAGGACGTTCGCGATGCGGTCGAGGACCGTCTCTCGGAGCTCGGCGGCGACGAGCGCGAGGAGCTGACGCGCGAACTGCTCGACGCCGCAGCGACCGAGTTCGAGGACGAGGAATCGGTCCGCGTCTACTCGTGTCCGTCCGACGAGGAACTCGTCACCGAGATCCTGGACGACTACGAAAACTTCGAGCACGCCGGTGAGTACGACTGTCTCGGCGGCGTCGTCGTCGAAGGCGACGCGTCGAGAGTCAGAGTGAACAACACGTTCGACTCGATCCTCGAAACCGTCTGGGACGATCAGCTAAAAGACATCAGCTCGAAGCTGTTTGACGACCAATGA
- a CDS encoding V-type ATP synthase subunit D: protein MATDVKPTRKNLMAIEDRIDLSERGHDTLEQKRDGLIMEFMDILDQAQDVRSGLDEDYESAQQTINMARAMEGDVAVRGAAAALREHPEITTESKNIMGVVVPQIESSKVKKSLDERGYGVLGTSARIDETADAYEDLLESIILAAEIETAMKKMLDEIEKTKRRVNALEFKLLPDLYESESYIEQKLEEQEREEIFRMKKIKAKKEESEKEEQQAREPERAEGEVAVTS from the coding sequence ATGGCCACGGACGTCAAACCCACTCGGAAGAACCTCATGGCGATCGAGGATCGCATCGATCTCTCCGAACGGGGTCACGACACGCTGGAGCAGAAGCGTGACGGACTCATTATGGAGTTTATGGACATCCTCGACCAAGCACAGGACGTACGGTCCGGTCTGGACGAGGATTACGAGAGCGCACAGCAGACCATCAACATGGCTCGTGCGATGGAAGGGGACGTCGCAGTTCGTGGGGCCGCCGCGGCACTCCGTGAGCATCCCGAAATCACGACGGAGTCGAAGAACATCATGGGCGTCGTCGTCCCGCAGATCGAGTCTTCGAAAGTCAAGAAGTCGCTGGACGAGCGTGGGTACGGTGTCCTCGGGACGAGCGCCCGTATCGACGAGACCGCGGACGCCTACGAGGACCTGCTCGAAAGCATCATCCTCGCCGCCGAAATCGAGACGGCGATGAAGAAGATGCTGGACGAGATCGAGAAGACGAAGCGTCGTGTCAACGCGCTAGAATTCAAGCTCCTGCCGGACCTCTACGAGTCCGAGAGCTACATCGAGCAGAAACTCGAGGAGCAAGAGCGCGAGGAGATCTTCCGAATGAAGAAGATCAAGGCCAAGAAAGAAGAGAGCGAGAAGGAAGAACAGCAGGCCCGCGAACCGGAGCGAGCGGAAGGCGAAGTCGCCGTCACGAGCTAA
- a CDS encoding DUF5518 domain-containing protein, whose product MDFKVRAIVYGIVATIIVGLLSGAVVPFTDMTLPIVGAGLTGIIGGLVAGYVSGTKLDDGALNGGVATAAGAIVALVVLTVAGLLAAGLITTMGLFAFGVMYVIVAAIPGAVGGALGSWLKGRSDERTAARPA is encoded by the coding sequence ATGGACTTCAAAGTAAGAGCAATCGTGTACGGAATCGTCGCGACCATCATCGTCGGCCTCCTCAGTGGGGCAGTCGTCCCGTTCACGGACATGACACTTCCCATCGTGGGCGCTGGACTGACCGGCATCATCGGTGGTCTCGTGGCTGGCTACGTGTCCGGAACGAAACTCGATGACGGCGCGCTCAACGGCGGCGTCGCAACCGCCGCCGGGGCCATCGTCGCCCTCGTCGTCCTGACCGTCGCCGGATTGTTGGCCGCCGGTCTCATCACGACCATGGGTCTGTTCGCCTTCGGCGTGATGTACGTGATCGTCGCCGCGATCCCCGGTGCCGTCGGTGGCGCACTCGGGTCCTGGCTGAAGGGTCGCTCGGACGAACGCACCGCCGCACGGCCCGCCTGA
- a CDS encoding F0F1 ATP synthase subunit C, translating to MYEFILAFTQTAVLLAQDAANTTPAFPPKAGATLGVGLAALGAGVAEGGIGAAAVGAIAEDRDFFGLGLIMTVLPETLVILALVVVFIVQ from the coding sequence ATGTACGAATTCATACTCGCATTCACACAGACCGCGGTACTGCTCGCACAGGACGCTGCAAACACTACCCCGGCCTTCCCTCCGAAGGCAGGTGCTACGCTCGGTGTCGGTCTCGCCGCACTCGGCGCAGGCGTCGCGGAGGGTGGCATCGGTGCCGCCGCCGTCGGCGCAATCGCCGAGGACCGCGACTTCTTCGGTCTCGGACTGATCATGACGGTGCTCCCGGAGACCCTCGTCATTCTGGCGCTGGTCGTCGTGTTCATCGTACAATAA
- a CDS encoding DUF120 domain-containing protein: protein MPATSLVVGYDELAALKLLALDGALESEVKVSCADLADRLDASNQTASRRLQRLDDAGLITREIVSNGQWVAITDDGEWELKREYEDYRRIFENLSGVDLSGTVTGGMGEGKHYISLSGYMEQFIERLGYEPYPGTLNVELTDESVRARSAMNALDPVPIDAWEDGDRTYGPAVCYPAAIETTNGDSYEPVHVISPERTHHDEDQLELIAESKLRDELELDDGEHVTVHIEEVQ, encoded by the coding sequence ATGCCAGCGACATCGCTCGTGGTCGGGTACGACGAACTCGCCGCGCTGAAGCTTCTCGCGCTCGACGGAGCACTCGAAAGCGAGGTCAAAGTGTCGTGTGCCGACCTCGCCGACCGCCTCGACGCGTCCAATCAGACGGCCTCCCGTCGCCTCCAGCGGTTGGACGACGCGGGCCTCATCACGCGTGAAATCGTCAGCAACGGCCAGTGGGTCGCCATCACTGACGACGGCGAATGGGAACTGAAACGCGAATACGAGGATTACCGTCGCATCTTCGAGAACCTCTCGGGCGTCGATCTCTCGGGAACCGTCACGGGTGGGATGGGCGAAGGGAAACATTACATCTCGCTGTCGGGGTACATGGAGCAGTTCATCGAACGACTGGGCTACGAACCCTATCCGGGAACGTTGAACGTCGAACTCACGGACGAAAGCGTCCGCGCCCGCTCGGCGATGAACGCGCTCGACCCCGTTCCGATCGACGCGTGGGAAGACGGCGACCGAACGTACGGTCCCGCGGTTTGCTACCCCGCCGCCATCGAGACGACGAACGGTGATTCCTACGAACCGGTGCACGTCATCTCCCCCGAACGAACCCATCACGACGAGGACCAGTTGGAACTCATCGCGGAATCGAAACTCCGCGACGAACTCGAACTGGACGACGGCGAACACGTCACGGTCCACATCGAGGAGGTCCAATGA
- a CDS encoding MFS transporter, which yields MSQNDTEAEQYETKIPARMDRLPWSRFHWLIIIALGATWLLDGLEIGLVGAIGPMLTSKSTLGLTSAQVGYAASVYLIGEVCGAIGFGWLTDRYGRQKLFFITMGVYLSGVALTALSIGFYSFAFFRFLAGLGIGGEYSAVYSAIDELIPADYRGHADLAISGSYWIGAAVASVITLFFLNSGVVTSGANWRYVFGFGAALALLILVLRRYVPESPRWLMIHEQPDAAEEVVEDVEERVEESTDEELEEPDEDDSMTIEPIGSISLGNIVKTVFVDNFRRAVLCCILFITQAFLYNAIYFTYGLILHQFYSIPKPDTAYYGIAFAAANFIGAIALGRFFDTVGRRPMISGTYSVSGILLAITGFLFLNGMLTALTQTILWCVVFFFATAAASAAYLTVSEIFPMEVRAQAIAIFFAIGQAAGGVVAPALFGNLIGSGEPINVFYGYCIAAGLMLLGAIVEWFWGIDAAQKSLEEVSTPVSAFVSDSNESGSRPSPGNSDD from the coding sequence ATGTCACAGAACGATACCGAAGCGGAGCAGTACGAAACGAAGATACCGGCTCGGATGGATCGACTACCCTGGTCTCGTTTTCACTGGCTGATAATCATTGCACTCGGTGCGACGTGGCTGCTCGACGGTCTGGAGATCGGCCTCGTCGGAGCCATCGGACCGATGCTCACGAGTAAATCGACGCTGGGGTTGACGAGCGCACAGGTGGGTTACGCGGCGTCCGTCTACTTGATAGGGGAAGTCTGTGGAGCGATAGGGTTCGGGTGGCTTACCGACCGATACGGTCGCCAGAAGCTGTTCTTCATCACGATGGGTGTCTATCTCAGCGGTGTCGCACTGACGGCACTCTCCATCGGGTTCTACAGCTTCGCGTTCTTCCGTTTTCTCGCCGGTCTCGGCATCGGTGGAGAGTACTCGGCCGTCTACTCGGCCATCGACGAATTGATTCCGGCCGACTACCGCGGGCACGCCGACTTGGCCATCAGCGGTAGTTACTGGATCGGTGCAGCCGTCGCGTCGGTGATCACGTTGTTCTTCCTGAATTCGGGCGTCGTTACCTCCGGAGCCAATTGGCGGTACGTGTTCGGCTTCGGCGCGGCGTTGGCGTTGCTCATTCTCGTTCTCCGACGGTACGTCCCCGAGAGTCCACGCTGGCTCATGATTCACGAGCAGCCGGACGCGGCGGAAGAGGTCGTCGAGGACGTCGAAGAGCGGGTCGAAGAGAGCACGGACGAGGAGTTGGAGGAACCGGACGAGGACGACTCCATGACCATCGAACCGATTGGGAGTATCTCCCTCGGAAACATCGTCAAAACGGTATTCGTGGACAACTTCCGACGTGCAGTCCTCTGTTGTATCCTGTTCATCACGCAAGCGTTCCTCTACAACGCCATCTACTTCACGTACGGTCTGATTTTACATCAGTTCTACAGCATCCCGAAGCCCGATACGGCGTACTACGGAATCGCCTTCGCCGCTGCCAACTTCATCGGCGCTATCGCCCTCGGTCGGTTCTTCGACACGGTCGGTCGTCGGCCGATGATTTCCGGGACCTACAGCGTTTCGGGGATACTGTTGGCTATCACCGGCTTCCTGTTCCTAAACGGGATGCTCACAGCGCTCACACAGACGATACTCTGGTGTGTGGTGTTCTTCTTCGCCACGGCGGCGGCGAGTGCGGCGTACTTGACGGTCAGCGAGATATTCCCGATGGAGGTCCGCGCCCAAGCGATCGCCATCTTCTTCGCCATCGGACAGGCAGCAGGCGGGGTCGTCGCTCCGGCACTGTTCGGGAACCTCATCGGCAGCGGCGAGCCGATAAACGTGTTTTACGGCTACTGTATCGCTGCCGGACTCATGCTACTGGGAGCCATCGTCGAATGGTTCTGGGGAATCGACGCCGCACAGAAATCCCTGGAGGAGGTCAGTACGCCGGTTTCGGCGTTCGTCTCCGACTCTAACGAAAGCGGCAGTCGTCCGAGTCCGGGAAACTCCGACGACTAA
- a CDS encoding V-type ATP synthase subunit C, with protein MKVISSDASNYEYVNARVKTRRATLFSEEDYRKLIRMGPGEIARYMEETEYEEEVNALGARYDGVNLVEYALHANLAKHFDDLLQWADGKLYDLIARYLRKFDDWNIKTVIRGIYSDADRELVEADLIRAGEFSNRFLDRMLDATTIEEVVDLLSDTMFGDAVEEAYQDHEETGLLIPLENAIDRAYYEALMDGIIVGPDRATDMYVDFLQAEIDFRNIRNVLRASRSGADIDPAKYYISGGRLFDASTLAQLAGNPDELIARLRDSRYGDKLDEALDELERADSLIGFEHALDKALLEYSDHLSHVFPLSVCPVFAYVLAKQREVDNIRAIARGREAGLSEDQIEEELVLL; from the coding sequence ATGAAGGTTATTAGCAGCGACGCATCAAACTACGAGTACGTCAACGCGCGCGTCAAGACGCGCCGCGCCACTCTCTTCTCCGAGGAGGACTACCGCAAGCTCATTCGAATGGGCCCGGGAGAAATCGCCCGGTACATGGAGGAGACGGAGTACGAGGAGGAAGTGAACGCACTCGGCGCACGCTACGATGGCGTCAACCTCGTGGAGTACGCGCTCCACGCCAACCTCGCCAAGCACTTCGACGACCTGTTGCAGTGGGCCGACGGGAAACTTTACGACCTCATCGCCCGCTATCTCCGGAAGTTCGACGACTGGAACATCAAGACCGTGATCCGTGGCATCTACTCCGACGCGGATCGAGAACTCGTCGAGGCGGACCTGATCCGCGCCGGTGAGTTCTCCAACCGCTTCCTCGACCGGATGCTCGACGCGACCACCATCGAGGAAGTCGTCGATCTCCTGTCCGATACGATGTTCGGCGACGCCGTCGAAGAAGCGTATCAGGATCACGAGGAGACCGGGCTGTTGATCCCGCTCGAAAACGCCATCGATCGGGCGTATTACGAAGCGCTGATGGACGGAATCATCGTCGGTCCGGACCGCGCAACGGACATGTACGTCGATTTCTTGCAAGCGGAAATCGACTTCCGGAACATCCGGAACGTCCTTCGTGCCAGCCGAAGCGGCGCCGACATCGACCCCGCGAAGTACTACATCTCCGGGGGACGGCTGTTCGACGCATCGACACTGGCACAACTCGCAGGCAATCCCGACGAACTGATCGCCCGGCTTCGTGACAGCCGTTACGGGGATAAACTGGACGAAGCGCTGGACGAGCTTGAGCGAGCCGACAGTCTGATTGGATTCGAGCACGCTCTAGATAAGGCGTTGCTCGAATACTCGGACCACCTTTCACACGTGTTTCCGTTATCCGTGTGTCCAGTGTTCGCTTACGTTCTCGCCAAACAGCGTGAAGTCGATAACATCCGTGCGATCGCACGAGGGCGCGAAGCGGGACTGTCAGAGGACCAAATCGAAGAGGAACTGGTACTACTATGA